In Streptomyces sp. NBC_00483, a single window of DNA contains:
- a CDS encoding SsgA family sporulation/cell division regulator, translating into MNTTVSCELHLRLVVSSESSLPVPAGLRYDTADPYAVHATFHTGAEETVEWVFARDLLAEGLHRPTGTGDVRVWPSRSHGQGVVCIALSSPEGEALLEAPARALESFLKRTDAAVPPGTEHRHFDLDQELSHILAEN; encoded by the coding sequence ATGAACACCACGGTCAGCTGCGAGCTGCACCTGCGCCTCGTTGTGTCGAGCGAGTCCTCACTGCCCGTTCCCGCAGGTCTGCGGTATGACACGGCCGATCCCTATGCCGTGCACGCCACCTTCCACACCGGAGCCGAGGAGACAGTCGAATGGGTGTTTGCCCGCGACCTCCTCGCCGAAGGCCTTCATCGGCCTACCGGCACCGGAGACGTCCGAGTCTGGCCGTCCCGTAGCCACGGTCAGGGCGTTGTCTGCATCGCCCTGAGCTCTCCCGAGGGCGAGGCTCTGCTCGAGGCCCCGGCGCGGGCCCTGGAGTCGTTCCTCAAGCGAACGGACGCCGCCGTGCCACCCGGCACGGAACACCGCCATTTCGACCTCGACCAGGAGCTGTCGCACATCCTCGCGGAAAACTAG